A stretch of Telopea speciosissima isolate NSW1024214 ecotype Mountain lineage chromosome 11, Tspe_v1, whole genome shotgun sequence DNA encodes these proteins:
- the LOC122646473 gene encoding uncharacterized protein LOC122646473 yields the protein MSVKEAEDSLECPICWESFNLVENVPHVLWCGHSLCKTCLLSLQPAEIKFPILSIQLPVLLSCPWCQLLCFKLIWKGDLRYPRKNFFLLWMVESAMGYRTTMSCRPSSSSKDHKFLPPLSTDLVSQDGCLSPSVEDLHEHPQGFLDTARQTINYLQGRWGVHASLRRSLPSLVQLTVKFPFVIILMVLLSYVIMGSIVVLVFYLLITFIFAVPSVWLLCFFHPMLERLARDAIA from the coding sequence ATGAGTGTAAAGGAAGCAGAAGACTCGCTCGAATGTCCCATATGTTGGGAGTCCTTCAACCTTGTGGAGAATGTACCTCATGTCCTCTGGTGTGGACACAGTCTCTGCAAGACTTGCTTACTCTCCCTCCAACCAGCTGAGATCAAATTCCCAATTCTATCTATACAGCTACCAGTACTCCTCTCATGTCCATGGTGCCAGCTTTTGTGCTTCAAACTGATTTGGAAAGGCGACCTCCGGTACCCAAGGAAGAACTTCTTTCTCCTCTGGATGGTTGAAAGTGCAATGGGATACCGGACAACAATGAGTTGCCGGCCGTCTTCATCTTCTAAGGATCACAAATTTCTTCCGCCTTTAAGTACAGATTTAGTTTCTCAAGATGGCTGCTTATCACCATCTGTGGAAGACCTCCATGAACATCCTCAAGGTTTCCTTGATACAGCAAGGCAAACAATAAACTACCTTCAAGGACGATGGGGAGTTCATGCATCGCTTCGCAGATCACTTCCATCGTTGGTACAACTAACAGTAAAGTTCCCATTTGTAATCATACTCATGGTGTTACTTAGTTATGTGATTATGGGTAGCATTGTAGTTCTGGTTTTTTATTTACTAATCACATTTATATTTGCTGTGCCATCAGTCTGGCTACTCTGCTTCTTCCATCCTATGTTAGAACGGTTGGCTAGAGATGCAATAGCTTGA